The region GGGCGTCCACGGCGGCGTCGGCGCGCTCGGGGTCGTAGGGCGCTTTGGCGTCGGAGGGTACGTTGCGACCCGTGACGCGAGCCGGTTTGAGGCCGGTGGCGTGGTCGTAGGTGTGGAAGTCGCGGTAGGCGGCGTGGCCGGGATAGCCGGACCTCGGGGACCAGACGCGGTAGCTGACCTGAAGATCGCGGCCGAACGCCACGACGTCGGAGCCGGCCACCGGCCGGCCGAGTGCGGTGTCCCCGTGCAGCGAGGGCCCGTCGACCATGAAGTGTCCGATGCCTGCCGCGGCGTAGTCGGACTCCATGCCGGGCGCGTAGGCGCATTCGGGCGCCCAGATGCCCGTCGGGGTGTGCGCGAACCGCTGCCGGGCGTCGGCGAGCCCCTCGCGCAGCGCGAAATCGCGCAGCCGGGGGTTGAGCAGCGGCTGGAACGGATGTACCAGCGGTCCGCCGAGCAACTCGATGACGCCGTCGTCGATGAGTTCCCGCAGCACCGGGCTGCCCCCGTGGCGCCACAGCGTCTCGAACTCGCCGAGTTCCCGCTCCGCCTCGTCGTGTTCCCGAGATCCGAAGCGCCGCAACGCTTCCGGCGCTGAGGCGGGCGACGGATCCGACGTCGACCGCATCGTCGCGGCTTCCAGCGCGCGCAGTTGCCAGTTGGCGAGCCAGTGGTGCATGCCCTGCAGGCAGTACGGGTCGTCGAGCTGGGCGGCCACCACCGGCGTGACGCCCAATGTCACCAGCCGGCCGCGACCTTCGGCGGCCAGGGTGCGGAGCACCCGCACGAGGGGCAGATACGACGCCGACCACGACTGGTAGAGCCACTCCTCGCCCACCGGCCACCGGCCATGGTGGGCGAGCCAGGGCAGATGGGTGTGCAGCACCAGCGTGAACAGCCCCGGTACCGGCTCGGGATCGGAAGGGGTCACGGGCGTACCGCGATCGCCAGGAGGTCCAGGCTGTCGTCGATGTTCGCCTGGCCGGCCTCGAAGAGGTCGAAGTCGTCGACGGTCACCGAGGCGACGTCGGCGAGCAGGTCGGCCGGCCAGCGGGCGTCGGCCAGGGCGCGTGCGACCTGAGCGTCGATGATGGATCCGCCGTGGCGGGCGTCGAGGGCCGCCAGCCGCGGGCCGTGAAAGACGCCGTAGACGCCGTCGACCCGAAAGCCCGCGTTCTCCAGCAGCTCGGTGAGCTCCACGGCGTTGAGTTCCCGGGTGTGGAACGGATTGATCGGGGTGTCGCGGCCGGGGGAGAAGGTGATGCGGTTGGGTGTCGACATCAGCAGCACCCCGCCGGGCCGCAGCACCCGGAGACATTCGGCGACGAATTGCCCCTGGTCCCACAGGTGCTCGATCACCTGGAAGTTGACGACCACGTCGACCGACGCGCTCTCCAGCGGCAGGTCGGCGAGGTTGCCGTGGCGCATGTCGACGCGCGGGTAGCGGGCGCGGACGTGCGCGACCGCGGACTCGTCGTAGTCCAGGCCGATCACGTGGCGAGCTACGCCGGCGATCAGATCGGCGCCGTAGCCCTCCCCGCAGCCAGCCTCGAGCACGTCACGGCCGCGGCAACGATCCACCAGGCGTCGGTAGACGACTTCGTGCCGGCGGAACCAGTAGTTCTCCTCGGCGATGCCGGGGACCGTCCGTTCACCGGTCAGCGCCATGGGGGCGGCCTCCGGCCCGCCCGCACCCCGCAGAGTCTCTTCCCCGGTCACGACGCTCCTGCCCGCCGTGCCGGTCACATGTGCGCTCATTGGAAGGCAGGCTAACCCGTAACCGTCCGATGACGAACTGTTCGCCGGACGCAGGCCTGGCGGAACGCAAACTTCGACCAGCTATGGTGATTCTGCGAACCCCCTCAAGTTACTCGCGGGTAACATGGGGGTACATGCTTCAAACGTGGTATTGCAGGCCGGTCACCGGCCCCTTCGAGGAGGACGAACCAGAGTCATGACGAACATCGTGGTCCTGATCAAACAGGTCCCAGACACATGGTCCGAGCGCAAGCTCTCCGACGGCGACTTCACCCTGGACCGGGAGGCCGCTGACGCCGTGCTCGACGAGATCAACGAGCGCGCAGTCGAAGAAGCACTGCTGATCAAGGAACGCGAAGGCGGCGACAGCACGGTCACGGTGCTGACCGCGGGCCCCGAGCGTGCCACCGAGGCCATCCGCAAGGCGCTCTCGATGGGCGCCGACAAGGCCGTGCACCTCGTCGACGAGGGCATGCACGGTTCCGACATGGTGCAGACGGGCTGGGCGCTGGCCCGCGCGCTGGGCACCATCGAGGGCACCGAGCTGGTCATCGCCGGCAACGAGGCCACCGACGGTACCGGCGGCGCCGTGCCGGCGATCATCGCCGAGTACCTCGGTCTGCCCCAGCTGACCCACGTGCGCAAGCTGTCGGTCGAGAACGGCAAGGTCACCGGCGAGCGCGAGACCGACGACGGCCTGTTCACCCTGGAGGCGACGTTGCCCGCCGTGGTGAGCGTCAACGAGAAGATCAACGAGCCCCGCTTCCCGTCCTTCAAGGGCATCATGGCCGCGAAGAAGAAGGAAGTCACCAAGCTGACGCTCGCCGAGATCGGCGTCGAGGCTGATGAGGTCGGCGTGGCCAACGCCGGGTCGAAGGTGCTGTCGTCGACCCCGAAGCCGCCCAAGACCGCCGGCGAGAAGGTCACCGACGAGGGCGAGGGCGGCAGCAAGATCGCCGAGTACCTCGTGGGCCAGAAGATCATCTAGGACATCCCCCAACCACTGACAGACATAGAGGCAAACGAAACCCATGGCTGAAGTACTCGTGCTCACCGAGCACGCCGAAGGTGCGCTCAAGAAGGTCACCGCAGAACTGATCACCGCCGCCCGCGCGCTGGGCGAGCCCGCCGCGGTCGTGGTGGGCAAGCCGGGCACCGCCGATCCGCTGATCGACGGGCTCAAGGCGGCCGGCGCCGCGAAGATCTACGTCGCCGAGTCCGACGACGCCGAGAACTACCTGATCACTCCCTACGTGGACGTGCTGGCATCGCTGGCCGAGTCGGCCAGCCCGGCCGCTGTGGTCCTCGCCTCCAGTGCCGACGGCAAGGAGATCGCAGGGCGCCTCGCCGCGCGCATCGGCTCGGGCATCCTCAGCGACGTCGTGGAGGTGCGCGAAGGGGGAGTGGGCGTCCACTCGATCTTCGGTGGCGCCTACACCGTGGAGGCCCAGGCTGTCGGCGACACCCCGGTGATCACCGTGCGTCCGGGCTCGGTGGAGGCCGCCCCGGCCGACGGCGCCGGTGAGGTCGTCAAGGTCGAGGTGCCCGCTCCGGCCGAGAACGCCACCAAGATCACCTCGCGCGAGCCCGCCGTCGCCGGCGACCGCCCGGAGCTGACCGAGGCGACCGTCGTCGTCTCCGGTGGCCGCGGTGTGGGCAGTGCCGAGAACTTCGGCGTCGTCGAAGAACTCGCCGATGCCCTCGGCGGCGCGGTCGGCGCCTCGCGTGCCGCGGTGGACTCCGGCTACTACCCGGGCCAGTTCCAGGTCGGCCAGACCGGCAAGACGGTGTCCCCGCAGCTTTACATCGCGCTCGGCATCTCCGGAGCGATTCAGCACCGCGCCGGTATGCAGACGTCGAAGACGATCGTCGCGGTCAACAAGGACGAGGAGGCGCCGATCTTCGAGATCGCCGACCTCGGCATCGTCGGGGACCTGTTCAAGGTGACCCCGCAGCTGACCGAGAAGGTCAAGGCTCGCAAGGGCTGACCCCACTTCTCACGACGCGAAACCCCGGTGGCCACGGCGGCGCCGGGGTTTTCGCTGTCGCGGGCACCACAGCTCGTCATCTAGCGCTCACGGACATGTCACACGCGCGATGCCGTCCGGAGACCCGGCTGCGCGAGCGTGCACGCTATGAGCACTACTTCTGTACTCATCCCTTCCGACACATCTGCCTCAGCGGGGCCCGCGCCCCGTTATTCGCTGCTGCTGTGCACCGACGCCGAGTCGATCGAGGCGGCGCAACGTCTGCGCTACGACGTCTTCACCTCGGAGCCGGGTTTCGCTCTGATCGGGGACGGCCACTGCGGCGGTCTGGACACCGATCACTTCGACCAGTACTGCGACCACCTGCTGGTCCGCGACGACGACACGGGCGAACTGGTCGGCTGTTACCGGATGCTGCCCCCGCCCGGCGCGATCGCCGCCGGCGGCCTGTACACCGCGACCGAATTCGACGTCTCCGCCCTCGACGCGCTGCGGCCGTCGCTGGTCGAGATGGGCCGCGCCGTCGTGCGTGACGGCCACCGCAACGGCGCGGTGGTGCTGCTGATGTGGGCCGGGATCCTGGCGTACCTGGACCGCAGCGGCTACGACTACGTGACCGGCTGCGTCTCGGTGCCGGTGGCCGATCCCTCGGAGTCCAGCCCGGCCGGCAGCCGGCTGCGCGGGGTCCGCGACTTCGTGATGCGGCGCCACGGCGCACCCGCCGAGTACACCGTGCGCCCCTACCGGCCCGTCGTCGTCGACGGCCGCGGACTCGACGACATCGATCCGCCGGCGCGTGTCCAGGTGCCCGCGCTGATGCGCGGCTACCTCCGGTTGGGCGCCCAGGTGTGCGGCGAGCCGGCCCACGACCCCGCCTTCGGGGTCGGTGACTTTCCCGCCCTGCTCGACAAGCGCCGCGCCGACACGCGCTATCTGCGGAAGCTGCGGTCGGTCGGGGCCGCCGCGGCGATCTCGGCCGAGGCGGCGTCGTGACCGTCGGCACCGAACACGCGTGGTTGCAGCGCGCCAGCTGCGGCCCCGGTTGCGTGCATGCCGGCGCCGACAGCCCCGGCCACCAATGGCCGATCGCCGTACGGACCGCGCGGCGGGTCTGCGCCGCGCTGGCGCTGTTCTCGGCGGTCTGGCTGCTGGCGTTGCCGATGCCCGGCCGGTCGCACCTGCAGCGCGGATACTGCAGGCTGATGCTTCGCAGCCTCGGTGTGCGGATGTCGGTCTCGGGCGGGCCGATCCGCAACGTGCCGGGGGTGCTCGTCGTCAGCGGCCACGTCTCCTGGCTGGACATCTTCACCATCGGCACGGTGCTGCCCGGTTCGTTCGTGGCTCGCGGGGACCTGGTCGACTGGCCCGCACTGGGCCCGATCGTCCGGATCATGAAGGTGATCCCGATCGACCGGGCCCGCCTGCGCCGGCTGCCGGCCGTGGTGGCCGCGGTGGCCGACCGGCTGCGCGCCGGACACACCGTGATCGCCTTCCCCGAGGGCACAACCTGGTGCGGTCTGGGCTATGGACGGTTCCGCCCTGCGATGTTCCAGGCGGCGATCGACGCCGGCCGCCCGGTGCAGCCACTGAGGCTGAGCTATCGACACGGCGACGGCAGGCCATCCACGGTGCCGGCGTTCGTGGGTGACGATTCCCTGCTGACGTCGATCAGACGGGTCATCACCGCGCGTCGTACCGTCTGTCACATCCACGTCGAGTCGCTGCAGCTGCCCGGCGACGACCGCCGCGACCTGACGGCCCGCTGCGAGGCCGCCGTGCGCGGGGCGTCGGTGCCGGTCGTGGCCTCGGCACGCGGTGAGGGTCACGCTCTGGTCGCCTGAGCGCGGTGCGGCCCGATCGTTCGCGACGGCTATCCTGGAACGGTTATGTCTGCCCCCGCCCCGGTGTATCTCGACCACGCCGCCACCACCCCGATGCGTCCGGTTGCCGTCGAGGCGATGGCCGCGGTGCTGGCGACAGTGGGCAACGCGTCCTCGCTGCACGGCTCGGGGCGGCTGGCGCGACGCCGGCTCGAGGAGTCCCGAGAGACCCTGGCCCATCTGTTGGGGGCGCGCCCGTCCGAGGTGATCTTCACCGCGGGCGGCACCGAGAGCGACAACCTCGCCGTCAAGGGTATCTACTGGGCGCGCCGGGATGCCGATCCCCAGCGACGCCGCATCGTCACCACACCCATCGAGCATCACGCCGTGCTCGACGCCGTGGAGTGGCTCGTCGAGCACGAGGGCGCCGAGGTGACGTGGCTGCCGGTGGACGAGCACGGTTCGGTGAGCGCGGCCGGGTTGCGGGCCGCCCTGGGTGATCCCTCCGATGTCGCGCTGGTCTCGGCGATGTGGGCCAACAACGAGGTGGGCACGGTCCTTCCGATCGCTGAGTTGGCCTCCGTGGCAGGCGAATTCGACATTCCCATGCACAGCGATGCGGTACAGGCCGTCGGGCAGCTGCCGGTCGACTTCGCCGCGAGTGGCCTGTCGGCGATGAGCGTGGCCGCACACAAGTTCGGC is a window of Mycolicibacterium chubuense NBB4 DNA encoding:
- a CDS encoding 1,4-alpha-glucan branching protein domain-containing protein; protein product: MTPSDPEPVPGLFTLVLHTHLPWLAHHGRWPVGEEWLYQSWSASYLPLVRVLRTLAAEGRGRLVTLGVTPVVAAQLDDPYCLQGMHHWLANWQLRALEAATMRSTSDPSPASAPEALRRFGSREHDEAERELGEFETLWRHGGSPVLRELIDDGVIELLGGPLVHPFQPLLNPRLRDFALREGLADARQRFAHTPTGIWAPECAYAPGMESDYAAAGIGHFMVDGPSLHGDTALGRPVAGSDVVAFGRDLQVSYRVWSPRSGYPGHAAYRDFHTYDHATGLKPARVTGRNVPSDAKAPYDPERADAAVDAHVADFVDTVRQRLSTESARIGRPAHVIAAFDTELFGHWWYEGPVWLERVLRALPAAGIRVGTLSDAVAGGYVGTPVELPPSSWGSGKDWQVWAGEKVADLVQLNTEVVDAALSTVDKALAEPAAVGAPTPRSFVADQILRETLLTVSSDWPFMVSKDSAADYARYRAHLHAHATREIAGALASGRTEQAQRLAEGWNRADGLFGALDARRLPSP
- a CDS encoding class I SAM-dependent methyltransferase, translated to MALTGERTVPGIAEENYWFRRHEVVYRRLVDRCRGRDVLEAGCGEGYGADLIAGVARHVIGLDYDESAVAHVRARYPRVDMRHGNLADLPLESASVDVVVNFQVIEHLWDQGQFVAECLRVLRPGGVLLMSTPNRITFSPGRDTPINPFHTRELNAVELTELLENAGFRVDGVYGVFHGPRLAALDARHGGSIIDAQVARALADARWPADLLADVASVTVDDFDLFEAGQANIDDSLDLLAIAVRP
- a CDS encoding electron transfer flavoprotein subunit beta/FixA family protein, with the protein product MTNIVVLIKQVPDTWSERKLSDGDFTLDREAADAVLDEINERAVEEALLIKEREGGDSTVTVLTAGPERATEAIRKALSMGADKAVHLVDEGMHGSDMVQTGWALARALGTIEGTELVIAGNEATDGTGGAVPAIIAEYLGLPQLTHVRKLSVENGKVTGERETDDGLFTLEATLPAVVSVNEKINEPRFPSFKGIMAAKKKEVTKLTLAEIGVEADEVGVANAGSKVLSSTPKPPKTAGEKVTDEGEGGSKIAEYLVGQKII
- a CDS encoding electron transfer flavoprotein subunit alpha/FixB family protein; translated protein: MAEVLVLTEHAEGALKKVTAELITAARALGEPAAVVVGKPGTADPLIDGLKAAGAAKIYVAESDDAENYLITPYVDVLASLAESASPAAVVLASSADGKEIAGRLAARIGSGILSDVVEVREGGVGVHSIFGGAYTVEAQAVGDTPVITVRPGSVEAAPADGAGEVVKVEVPAPAENATKITSREPAVAGDRPELTEATVVVSGGRGVGSAENFGVVEELADALGGAVGASRAAVDSGYYPGQFQVGQTGKTVSPQLYIALGISGAIQHRAGMQTSKTIVAVNKDEEAPIFEIADLGIVGDLFKVTPQLTEKVKARKG
- a CDS encoding GNAT family N-acetyltransferase codes for the protein MSTTSVLIPSDTSASAGPAPRYSLLLCTDAESIEAAQRLRYDVFTSEPGFALIGDGHCGGLDTDHFDQYCDHLLVRDDDTGELVGCYRMLPPPGAIAAGGLYTATEFDVSALDALRPSLVEMGRAVVRDGHRNGAVVLLMWAGILAYLDRSGYDYVTGCVSVPVADPSESSPAGSRLRGVRDFVMRRHGAPAEYTVRPYRPVVVDGRGLDDIDPPARVQVPALMRGYLRLGAQVCGEPAHDPAFGVGDFPALLDKRRADTRYLRKLRSVGAAAAISAEAAS
- a CDS encoding lysophospholipid acyltransferase family protein yields the protein MTVGTEHAWLQRASCGPGCVHAGADSPGHQWPIAVRTARRVCAALALFSAVWLLALPMPGRSHLQRGYCRLMLRSLGVRMSVSGGPIRNVPGVLVVSGHVSWLDIFTIGTVLPGSFVARGDLVDWPALGPIVRIMKVIPIDRARLRRLPAVVAAVADRLRAGHTVIAFPEGTTWCGLGYGRFRPAMFQAAIDAGRPVQPLRLSYRHGDGRPSTVPAFVGDDSLLTSIRRVITARRTVCHIHVESLQLPGDDRRDLTARCEAAVRGASVPVVASARGEGHALVA
- a CDS encoding cysteine desulfurase family protein, encoding MSAPAPVYLDHAATTPMRPVAVEAMAAVLATVGNASSLHGSGRLARRRLEESRETLAHLLGARPSEVIFTAGGTESDNLAVKGIYWARRDADPQRRRIVTTPIEHHAVLDAVEWLVEHEGAEVTWLPVDEHGSVSAAGLRAALGDPSDVALVSAMWANNEVGTVLPIAELASVAGEFDIPMHSDAVQAVGQLPVDFAASGLSAMSVAAHKFGGPTGVGALLLRRDTACVPQLHGGGQERDVRSGTQDVAGAVAMAAAARDAIDGMEVGTARIRTLRDRLIDGVLGAIDDVYLNGAAGPARLPGNAHFTFRGCEGDSLLMLLDAKGIECSTGSACTAGVAQPSHVLTAMGVDPASARGSLRLSLGHTSTDADVDAVLEVLPAAVERARQAALASSGGRG